GTTATTTAATTCACAAGTGCATGCAGAGTCCAGCAACCCAGTAATCTCTCCTCTCAACCAGTGGGTGTTCTCACCCTACCTTGCAAAATCCTACCTAGCACATGTCTTGATGCATTTGTTATAATACAAAAGGCTTAGATAGTGAGCCTGTGTTTTACTAACACTTTTCTTTAGAACGTGTTTTTGAAACagtttattgaggtatgatttacatattataaaattcacccattCTGAGTGTGGAAATCAGTAATTTTAGTCAATATACAGAACACAGAGTTCAGAGTCCAGTTGGAGAGAATTTTTATCACACCAGAAAGATTACTTGTGTCCCAACCccagacaaccactaatctactttctgtttctgtagatttGCTCATTCTGGATGTCTCATAAACAGAGTCATGTAATATGTGATCTATTGCCTCCTGCTTCGTTCATTTAACAtgcatgtttttgaggttcattcatgtagcatgtatcagccgtttctttttcatttctaaatagtATTCTTTTGTAAATACgacattttatttatacatttacctCTTGATGGACATTGGGTGTCTTCCATTCTGTGGCTATTATGAATTACGCTGCTGTGAATGTTCATATAAAAGTCTCCATGAggacatatgtacatatttttttgtgGGTAGATACTTAGATGTGGAATTGCTCAGTTATAGGAGTTACCATTGTTAAAGAATGATATTGGTTGCAGATTTTCATAGATTCCTCTTATCGGGTTGAAGTACCCTTCTGTATtcttagtttgctgagagtttacATCCAGAAtgaactttggattttttttttatttaaattcagtttgacaaaatatattgaattttggATTTTTATCACACAGATGATTTTTATCTATCTGATGAGttatttctatcatttatttatatgaaatgttacTTTAGTTGATTGTCAGATGTTAAGCCTACCTTGCTTTCCTAGAATAAATTCTTGTATTCATGAGATAAGCTGATTTGCTCCTATTTTGTTGATGATTCTAGTCTTAATTATAAGGGATACTGGTGgacttttttcctgatttctttgGCTGGCTTTGATACCAGGATATTACTGGCATTATGGAAAAGGACACCAGCTGTAAAAGATGGAATGAAAATGTCTGCCACCTTTTTGGAGGACAGTGGACAATTCTGTTCCGTTCATTCACTTCTTAGTCACCATGTGGAATTGCCAGTGGAAAGattacattatatttaatattcttagGAAGCAGAATGGACTCTTGAAAGATTTCCACCACAAACCACTGAAATATAAAGTGTGAGGGCTGTGCTTTATTACCTGcaaaatattcatatatgaaaGATTATCCCCCACAAAACACTACTTGATCTGTAAGTCTATAATTTAAAGTTGCCGGAATCCAGTGAACTTTCCCAACATAGATTATTTTGAAGGCAGCTTAGGTAGAGAGTACTGTATTAACTACtgtatcttttcttccctttctctcagcatttttctatataatagtcattttctttccattttcttgacagaggaggagggaagagacttGAGCTGTATTGTAGCTTCTCTTGTTCAAGTGATGCTGGATCCCCATTTTAGGACAATTACGGGATTTCAGAGTCTGATCCAGAAGGAGTGGGTCATGGCTGGATATCAGTTCCTAGACAGATGCAACCACTTAAAGAGATCTGAGAAAGAGGTAACAGAATTGTAATGCTCATTGTGAGTCATTTAAGTGTGCACAAGATAAAATCTATGTCATCTTGTGAAGAGGTGTTCTGTCTAAAGAGATGAAGAggctttttaaatattgcatttgGTACCTCTTAGCATTCCTTAGTCCAAAACTAATGATGGATTAGCCTCCAAATTGATATACTTATGAAGATTATTATAAGTATATAggtaaaaattccaaaaaattgTCTGTTGCATTTCTTCAAGTtgaaaagtactttgaaaaaatgctgtatttcttctgcaaagcagataacaagcacattaggaattttgaaaaatcagtttTGGAATACCATGTTTTCTTAAAATGGGGCACGTGTGTAAGAATGGAAAGTTGGAGAAGAACACCTTCATAACAGCTTTGGGCATAGTGTCTGCCTTGGGTGCAGAGGTAAACTGGGAACAGCCTATAGGCATCTCACAGATGTACTTGTTGCAGAGAGCACAGTCCAACTCGTGGGGTCTCCGGTTTAACAACAAACTGCACCATCTGAGAAAATCTCAGTTGTGACTACTTCACTTTTAAATTGCTGGGACGCCAAGATAGAATAGTTGTCATCAGCTGCTGTACTTGGGGATCCACCACGTGACCTAGAGGCTAATGACAACTGGTTTCTGAAACGGAGTTGTTTTCCCAGATGTCAAGCCTGCACAGTCTACCAAAAGCAAATCACAtaaattgttttctggtttggggtgtttttttctttttttcagtgttcTAAAGAATTATTTCCAACATAGATTTAATCACATATTTTAGTGTCCCCCATTCATATAGTGACACCTGCCTGTTTACTTTGCCGTTTCAACATACATGCTTCTTAGGCAAATGAGGGCTGTGATGTTAATGGCAGTTGAACATACTTCTAAGCTTTAACAGAAGCCATGGTGACCTGTCCACATATCCTTGGCTCGGCTTCAGAGCCAAGTGTTTTAGGCTGAAATGTTTTCTTAGTAATCTTAACATGAACcctaaatttggaaataaatgggAATAACCAAAGGACAACATTAAATAATCCCATTTTCCATTTGTGTCTGCCAGTCTCCTTTATTTTTGCTGTTCTTGGATGCCACGTGGCAGCTGCTAGAACAGTACCCAGCGGCCTTCGAGTTCTCAGAGACATACTTGGCAGTGCTGTACGACAGCACCCGCATTTCCCTGTTCGGCACCTTCCTGTTCAACTCCCCTCACCAGCGGGTGAAACAAAGCACAGTAAGTAGGATGGTGGCAACAGTGACTTCTCTGCCTCGTGCAGCTTTATGGAAATAGAAGTGAAGTACAGTTGGCTGCatagttaaaatatgtaaattaaaactgtCTTAGCTACCATTTTAAGCTGCAATTTCTGAATGAATTATTTAAAGACATATAAAAACTAGGACcctgtttcatttttatgagtATTTTAGGTATGTTTCTCTAATGTACATTGTTCACAATAATACACCagtttttagggacacctggctgagTGGGTAGAGCACACaacttaatctcagggtcatgagttcaggccccttATTGGGTGTggacctattttaaaaaaaaaagaaaacatgatacataacaaaaaaaattaaccagtttttaaagatataaattattttaaccaCATTAAATGTGTTTTCACATTTGGGGTGTCTGGATGGGTAATTGAAAATGTCCTGCTAGAGGacttttatttcttagaaaaaaagttgAGCAAAGCGAGATTATTTTCTTCAAGGGTCCTGTGGAGAAGGACTGTCAGAGAGCAAGGGTAGTCATGGTGCTAGGCTGAGATTCTCAGTGGGTGCTGGACTGCCAGATAATGTCCCACCTGTCACACAGCAGTCCCTTTGGGGTAGGATTATCCATTTCTAGTCACAATTCAATGATCTAGAAGGAAGAATCATAACTAAGGAGAGTCTCAAGCCAAACTTGAGACTAACTTCTGATTGCCGTTGGTACAGCCTTCCGAAACCACAGGTTCTGGCTGGCTCGCCCACATTTAAACCAACAATGAGAATAGCACATAAATGCTGCAGCAATCATTGGAGAAACAAGAGCGGCTCCTGTGGGCCTCTAGGAAGACTTTCTAAGAGGTTTGCCTTCACGGTGAGctgtggggtccttagccttggCAGTAAGGCCCTCATCCAGGCGATGTGGCCTGATATAATGTGAATCCTGCCCAGGGTTGGAAGAATGGTGAGCCCaggttccccatctgtaaaaaCGGATCCACCAAACTAACAGTACTACTTTTGGACTCATTCTGTGaattgaaaacattttgtaaactGTGAAGCATTATGCTTCACTATTTCCTAAAGAAATGAATTATTCTGGATGTGGATGTGAAAGACAAAGTGCACTGGACATGTAAGGAGATGACTTTATCAATGAGGAACCTCCCAAAGCAAAGGAGAGGGGATCTGGGGGCTTGGTTATGAGAGggagcaggcaggagagggaggtaGAACAGGTCTTGCCTGCTTCTCTCCAGGGGCTCAGGGTGAGAGAAGTGCAACACTGTCATAGGGTATTTATTTCAGATTGGAGAGTTCGGGAGAGAGatcttcataaaataatttctctgcttCCCTAGAAGAACGTGACCTATCTCAGTCCTGCACTGACAATTCTGGGCTTGGGCTCTGGAGGTGTGGGCACCTGTTTGTTCCTAAACTAAATGGTCTCTGAGATGCTCCTTTTCATTTCTCGTTCACGGACCATCATCAGTTTGGTACCTCTCACTGTGCTGCGGGCTGGGCTGCATGTGGTGGTTTTTGCCTGTCTTTTCACTGCCCTGAGagcacacccatgcacacacacacacacacacacacacacatacaccactgGAGCCTTCAAAATGTTCACAAGGCGAGGAAATCAAATAGCCTTGTTAGACACAAAGCATGAGATGTAAAATGCCAGTATGTCGGTCTGGAGGTGCCAGTGACCACAGTACCTCGGGTGGGTGCTGCGGGAGGTCTCTGTGGAGCACGAGCTGGCCCCCTGGATgcactctctcctccccctccttctcggCTGGATTCTGGATATGCCGACATAGGTTTACAAATAGATTTCTATGCAGGAatagaagttaaatatttttttaaagtatatcatCTGTTTTCCCTGGTCTGTGCTCCAGTGCGGTATTTTTTTAACTGGACGTTTTTCAGAAGCTTTTTCTGGCAAGTCCTAACATGgatccttccctccctcagtgCTTCACATTTATGATTTATGCAATAGCCAGACTGGAGGCCGGGAGCACCGCCTCTGCCCTCCCTGGGAAACTGTCTGTTGACTTAAGGTCCTGATTTTTAGCACGACCCCACTGTTCTCAGTCGCTTCCACaaagacatttccttttttttttttccattctgaggCCGCCTTAGATGCTCACAGTCAGGTACTGTTTATGGAAAATCTAATTTTCTTCCTTGgagatatttttagttttcacattaaaaagaaaagacaactgatttctatatattttcctaaGGGCCATTAAAGCAGGTTGGGGTTTATGTTTTACTAgatttcagccttttttttttttttaagattttatttatttattcatgagagacacagagggaggcagagacacagagggaggcagagggagaagcaggctccttgcagggagcctgatccggggactcagtcccaggatccccgtgatcacgccctgagccaaaggcagacgctcaaccactgaaccacccaagtgtccccaagGGTCCTTTCTCCACCTGACTAAGTGCAGTTGCATTGTTTGAGATGATCCTCACCTCCTCCACACAGAAGTGGTGGGCTGTCACCCCACAGTGTCATGCCACTGGGTCACCAGGTCATGTGAACCCGGAGCAGGCTGGAGGTGGGCTGCGGGGAGCAGGAGGCCCAGCCACTGCATGGTCTTTGTGGCCTTGGCCAAACTTTAGGACTGCAGGGAGAGGTggattccctcctccctgcttctaGGCTGTGGTTCAGATTTTGAAGGCCACTGGAAAGCGACGGGTAGCTGTCCATTTAGAAAAACAGTCACACAGACAGTAGTAATTTCCTTCCAGAGACTATCTCGCACATCCACTCAACAGAGTTTTATCCCCAGCAGGTACTTGTGTAAAGTGCAGGATGGTGCACTCAAAAAGTAAACTGCTACAAGTACCAAAGCTACTGCAACATGCTTAAGACTCTATGGTATCATTTTTGTGAAGTTTCACTTCTAATAACATACTCATTGCTCGGAGGGCCCAGCTTCCTCAGCTTCCAGAAGAAAGTGCCCTCTGCTCGCTCATACTACATGTGAGATGTCCCTCTTATCTGAGGTGCCAAGAACGTCTCTTCTCTCAAAGCAAAACATGCTGCTCTCTCGGGGGGCTCAAGTTGCTCCAGTCCAGAAAATTCAGCTTAGGTAGTGATGAAGGGTTTGTCACAAAAAAGGAATATATGTGGGAAAATCTTTTATTTGGCATCTTTTCATAGATATCCAAATATTTTACTTTGCAGGAATTTGCTATCAGCAAAAATATCCAGTTGGGTGACGAAAAGGgtttaaaatttccctcagtttgGGACTGGTCTCTTCAGTTTACAGCAAAGGATCGCACTCTTTTCCATAACCCCTTGTACATTGGAAAGAGCACGCCCTGCATCCAGAATGGTTCTGTGAAATCTTTCAAACGGACAAAGGTAAGTCACAAAAATGCACTGACAATTAAAACCTGGCATTTGCTCACACCTAACAGAAAGCGTATTTTCAGAACACCGAGTATTAAGAGCCAAGTCACTTCTGACGACACTGCCCATGCAGATTTTGAGGGATCATTCCTTTTATAACTGAAATGACCATGCCCCGACTTTGAGGCCTACAAAGCCTCTCAGCATCTAGGATTTAGCAGATAGCAACTCTGAGCCTAGGAGGCCGCATTCCTGAAACCCATCCACTTGCCTGTTCGTTCTAGAATGAGCTAGGTGTATAGTTTTTCCTAACCCAGGAGTCTTAGAAATTTGCATTTAAGCAAATTAACCAACAGGATGtatcacctccccaccccctgcagcaAGGACTAATAGCCAGGGTCCGTCCCTAAAACCATGGAACCCCAGTGGAGGAGAACTGGGATGAGGATTACCAGGGAAGGAACAAGATGTTCCTGATGGCTGCTGTTCAGCCACTTTTTCATAGTCCTAGGTTTTTATTTGCCACTGCACCTTTCCTGTTTTTCCAAAAGGGGCAGCGCCAGAAAAATAATGCCAACCTCTCTCTTGCACAGAAAAGCTACAGTTCCACACTGAGAGGAATGCCAGGTTCCTTAAGGAATGGAATCATCAGTGACCCAGACTTGGTCCCAAGGAGAAATTCATTGATACTAAAAGCGAAGCCTGACCCTCCGCCACCGCCCACCAGCCAGGACCATGGTGCCGAGCAGTATTTTAGAGAATGGTTTTCCAAACCGGCTGACCTGCATGGCGTTATTCTGCCACATGTCTCGGGAACACATGTGAAGCTCTGGAAACTGTGCTATTTCCGCTGGGTGCCTGAGGCCCAGATCCACCTCGGGGGCTTCATCACCGCCTTCCACAAGCTCTCGCTGCTGGCCGACGAGGTGGACGCGCTCAGCAGGACGCTGCGGCAGCACCGGGCCGGGTCCCTGGATGCCGGCCACGCGGGCCCGGACGAGAGCCGCATGTACTTCCGGGTCAGCGCTCACGCCACTCCCGGGACACCGGACTTCCTGTCGTCTGCTTTCCCATTCAGCCCTGTGGGCAACCTCTGTAGACGGAGCATCTCAGGAACGCCCTTGAGCAAGTTTTTAAGTGGGGCCAAGATCTGGTTATCTACTGAGACGCTAGCAAATGAGGACTGAGATGGACTTTTTAAACATGCTGAGGGAAGCCAGAAACTTCTCTTACAATTGCTAACCTAGGCACTTGAGGCTCTAAGAATTTTCTATGTCAGATTAACAGTGGAAATTTGcactaatatttaaaaacatgttgaATTCTGCTTCCTTCGCAGGTTTTCAAAAAGATAGGCAGCCCTCTTCTTTTCCATGACCTCTCTGTCCTCTCAGGGCTGCCTCAGCCTCGGGTGACCTGTAGGCAGACTTCCCACTCTTACTCCTATGAGCAGAGGAGCAGGCTTTGTCTGTGCCATTGATCCTGTCTGTAGCCACTTTCCCCTACCACCTGGTAAGGGTTACCTGAGCCTAGGTCACCACTGCACAGAGGCAGACAGGAAGAAAGTTAATGTTCAGTAGGCATTCTGGGAAACGCCCCACAGGCCTGGGTATTCCTGCAGGTTTCTGGTCACTTCGGTTCTGACTGAGCTCCCTGAGCAGACAGTGATGGTAGATCACTTTGTTTAGGACCGTATATCACTGTGTTTTAAAATCACGAGTTTGCTTTTACCATCGTAGGGTTGACTAAAACGATACGCACTGTTGACTTTAGAAGCATTTGTTATAGATGATGCCAACACAGAAGTGCCTTTGATGTTACTCTGAAGCCTGACACAGAGTTAAACACAATTCCAGTTTTTACAACAAAGTGTTACAAGGCTGGATATTGAAAACAGGCCTCCTGCCCCTGAGCTTCATACCAGGAGCCAGGAGTCTCGAAAAGTGCATTTCCTCCCATCTGAAGGTCAGCGAGGGCACAGTGGGCCTGTGGGCAGGTGGGTGTTGGTGTGAGGGCAGCAGGGGTGAGTGTGGACGGCGCTGAACCCACCCTGGAAAGTCGAGGTCTCGCCCAGAGGCATCTGGGTGCCCCCATCAGTATTGGCAGCGGGGTCACTGTTGGTGGCACCTCCCATTGGAAAGAACTGATGGGATTGTGAGGCATCGCCCTCCTTCTGCCAACCAAGTTCCTGGTGGTGAGGTGTCAccatgaagggaaagaaaagtgtACTTCTCTCAAAATACTACCATTTGAATGTTCCCCGGTGGCATGAGCCAGAGCAGCACAGGGGGGTGGGTGTGCTTGGTCAGCCGGTGGGACCCGAACCGGCCAGGGCTGTGTGGGCCAAGCCGAAGCTCCCAGGCCAAGGCCTCACTCAGCACCTTGCCCTCCACTCCTCACTCCTGCCCACACCCTAGGCCCTGTTTACAGGATGGAGGGGTTCAAATTGGGCTCTTAGAGTTTGTTAAACTGCCAtcttaagctttaaaaaaagaatttatagtgAAGTGGCTAGtttatcttttctaaaacaaGTTTTTTCAAAGAAGTCTTTCACCTTTATGTGAAATGAATAGCTGTTTCTATTCAAATTACTTGCCTTTTTAGAATTCATGTCTCTGGACCTCAAGGGACAGAAGTTCTTATAAAATGTCTTTGGAAATTTGTCTTGTGGATAAGCCCAATGTTTTTGCCTAGAAAATAAGGGCTTTTTCAATTTATATAAGTAAATAGCACTGTtgccattaaatattttatagtcctTGATTGGAAACCAGTCCCAATCCCCTTAAAATCCCACAGCATATCCTGCCATAGAAGTGTAATAATTCTCCCTTTTTGATTAAGCTTCCTTTTTATTATCATAAATTACTCTAAATTGGGCTTGGAGGGGTTGTTgagcatttatttctttataattatctCTCCTCACACATTTATTTCAACTCCTTaacaattttcttaatttacaaatttaaaaaagattaggTACTATTAATACTGTTTCAAAACAAAATGTGCATATTTTTGTATGATAATCAAATGTAGTAAAATAcggtttttagttttattttttctggacaGTTGTTCTATCATGATTATTGTGCCAGTTTTCGTGCATAAT
The Canis lupus baileyi chromosome 2, mCanLup2.hap1, whole genome shotgun sequence genome window above contains:
- the MTMR10 gene encoding myotubularin-related protein 10 isoform X3, yielding MPLQRFHYRNLLLGEHDVPLTCIEQIVTVNDHKRKQKVLGPNQKLKFNPTELIIYCKDFRIVRFRFDESGPESAKKVCLAIAHYSQPTDLQLLFAFEYVGKKYHNSATKINGIPSGGGSGAVGGSNQKTPFFETYSDWDREIKRTGASGWRVCSINEGYMISTCLPEYFVVPSSLADQDLKIFSHSFVGRRMPLWCWSHSNGSALVRMALIKDVLQQRKIDQRICNAITKSHPQRSDVYKSDLDKTLPNIQEIQAAFVKLKQLCVNEPFEETEEKWLSSLENTRWLEYVRAFLKHSAELVYILESRHLSVVLQEEEGRDLSCIVASLVQVMLDPHFRTITGFQSLIQKEWVMAGYQFLDRCNHLKRSEKESPLFLLFLDATWQLLEQYPAAFEFSETYLAVLYDSTRISLFGTFLFNSPHQRVKQSTEFAISKNIQLGDEKGLKFPSVWDWSLQFTAKDRTLFHNPLYIGKSTPCIQNGSVKSFKRTKKSYSSTLRGMPGSLRNGIISDPDLVPRRNSLILKAKPDPPPPPTSQDHGAEQYFREWFSKPADLHGVILPHVSGTHVKLWKLCYFRWVPEAQIHLGGFITAFHKLSLLADEVDALSRTLRQHRAGSLDAGHAGPDESRMYFRVSAHATPGTPDFLSSAFPFSPVGNLCRRSISGTPLSKFLSGAKIWLSTETLANED